In a single window of the Subtercola sp. PAMC28395 genome:
- a CDS encoding anti-sigma factor, translating into MTEPGGGSGREGPDLYDFAEDPYAESDAAYVLGALSPSERLLFERHLTGCPACRERVGELVGLPGLLASVSAEEALAGETRGEIHDEGEIAGSTAVDATAVDVGPIDVGTVDVLPRLLGRARRRRRMTRLRIGAAAGLAVAVAAGVVTLLVVMSPPGRALPETALPDASTGTALPVSPSTEHVQLVSVQPSPLSAEASFTPLPWGTRIDWTCTYSDQASQAAGNPASRAPEETSGQKSSLPQAGGYSRGYAMVVTAADGTRTQVATWTAGPGTEVTPTATTSIQLADIVAVSIVASDTGQILLGSDL; encoded by the coding sequence ATGACAGAGCCAGGTGGTGGCAGCGGTCGTGAGGGCCCCGACCTGTACGACTTCGCCGAAGACCCCTACGCCGAAAGTGATGCAGCCTACGTTCTCGGTGCGCTGTCGCCGAGCGAACGGCTGCTCTTCGAGAGGCATCTGACCGGATGCCCGGCCTGCCGGGAGCGCGTCGGTGAGCTCGTCGGGCTTCCCGGGTTGCTTGCGTCGGTCTCGGCCGAAGAAGCGCTTGCGGGCGAGACGCGCGGCGAGATCCACGATGAGGGCGAAATCGCCGGTTCCACAGCGGTCGATGCCACAGCCGTCGATGTCGGCCCGATCGATGTCGGAACGGTCGACGTGCTGCCACGACTTCTGGGGCGGGCACGTCGCCGCAGAAGGATGACCCGCCTGCGAATCGGGGCTGCGGCGGGGCTGGCCGTGGCCGTTGCGGCAGGGGTGGTGACTCTTCTGGTCGTCATGTCACCTCCCGGCAGGGCACTGCCCGAAACGGCACTACCCGATGCTTCGACGGGAACAGCACTCCCCGTGTCGCCCAGCACCGAGCACGTGCAGCTGGTCTCCGTTCAGCCGAGCCCGCTCAGCGCGGAGGCCTCGTTCACTCCGCTGCCGTGGGGCACCCGGATCGACTGGACCTGCACCTACAGTGACCAGGCCAGCCAGGCGGCTGGCAACCCTGCCTCCCGCGCGCCTGAAGAGACTTCTGGGCAGAAGTCCAGCCTGCCGCAGGCGGGCGGGTATTCGCGGGGGTACGCGATGGTCGTCACCGCTGCCGATGGCACACGCACGCAGGTCGCGACCTGGACTGCGGGGCCCGGCACCGAGGTCACGCCGACCGCCACCACGAGCATCCAGCTGGCCGACATCGTGGCGGTCTCCATCGTCGCGTCAGACACCGGTCAGATCCTGCTGGGTTCTGATCTGTAG
- a CDS encoding sigma-70 family RNA polymerase sigma factor: MDDQAELLRTLHDQHAPALYRFVVRLTGDRAWAEDVVQETLFRAWRSPAIIQNTGTGVQAWLFTVARNLVIDEFRSARSRNEIGTDVLPERASADRTDELLQAWLVADALTDLTAEHREVLVQAYYGQKSIAELSQLLGIPEGTVKSRLHYGLRAVKLALQERGVTR, translated from the coding sequence GTGGATGATCAGGCCGAGCTGTTGCGCACGCTCCACGACCAGCATGCCCCAGCGCTCTACCGTTTCGTCGTTCGACTGACCGGCGACAGGGCGTGGGCAGAAGACGTGGTGCAGGAGACCCTGTTTCGGGCGTGGCGCAGCCCCGCGATCATCCAGAACACCGGCACGGGAGTGCAGGCATGGCTGTTCACGGTAGCGCGCAATCTCGTCATCGATGAATTCCGCAGCGCCCGGTCGCGAAACGAGATCGGTACCGACGTTCTGCCCGAACGGGCGAGTGCCGATCGCACCGACGAGCTGCTGCAGGCCTGGCTGGTGGCCGACGCCCTGACCGACCTCACTGCGGAGCACCGTGAGGTTCTGGTGCAGGCCTACTACGGCCAGAAGTCGATCGCCGAACTGAGCCAGCTTCTCGGCATACCAGAGGGCACCGTGAAGTCACGCCTGCACTACGGACTGCGTGCGGTGAAGCTCGCGCTGCAGGAGCGGGGGGTGACCAGATGA
- a CDS encoding ubiquinol-cytochrome c reductase iron-sulfur subunit, with translation MSENTPVTRRVVLTAGSVGMLGASALALSACAPTTSTGAAGGTASTPAASAGSGSAGEIAKLADVPVGQAKSISFGGQDILVAQPSAGKVVAFSSVCPHQGCAVAFASSDFACPCHGSTFDLATGNVTHGPAQKGLSVVAVKVAGDAIVAG, from the coding sequence ATGTCTGAAAACACCCCCGTCACCCGCCGAGTTGTTCTCACAGCGGGGAGCGTCGGCATGCTCGGCGCGAGCGCGCTCGCCCTCTCGGCCTGCGCCCCCACCACCTCGACCGGGGCGGCTGGCGGCACAGCTTCGACACCGGCAGCGTCGGCAGGTTCGGGGAGCGCCGGCGAGATCGCCAAGCTCGCCGATGTGCCGGTCGGCCAGGCGAAGAGCATCTCGTTCGGCGGGCAGGACATCCTGGTGGCCCAGCCCAGCGCCGGCAAGGTCGTCGCCTTCAGTTCGGTCTGCCCACACCAGGGCTGCGCCGTGGCGTTCGCGTCAAGTGACTTCGCGTGCCCCTGCCACGGCTCGACCTTCGACCTCGCGACGGGCAACGTCACCCACGGCCCCGCACAGAAGGGGCTCAGCGTCGTTGCGGTGAAGGTCGCCGGCGACGCCATCGTCGCCGGTTAG
- the galE gene encoding UDP-glucose 4-epimerase GalE has translation MTWIVTGGAGYIGSHVARAFLENGIDVVVIDDLSSGRTEFVPEGAVLEQGSLVDRAFVDQVFARHQVSGVVHLAGFKYAGVSVTRPLHTYTQNVTATVNLLEAMAATGVESIVFSSSAAVYGNTPVAFVTEETATNPESPYGETKLIGEWMIADQARATGLRHTSLRYFNVVGSATPTVSDTSPHNLFPLVFRALLAGETPKIFGDTYPTPDGTCVRDYVHVADVAAAHVAAARKLDAGVPLERAYNLGSGSGSSVREIMTEMAGVTGIAFTPEVMPARPGDPARIVASGELASRDVDWAPRHTLRDMISSGWEAATHSA, from the coding sequence ATGACCTGGATCGTCACCGGAGGGGCCGGCTACATCGGCTCGCACGTCGCTCGGGCGTTTCTCGAGAACGGTATCGACGTTGTCGTCATCGATGACCTCTCGAGCGGTCGCACAGAATTCGTGCCTGAGGGCGCAGTGCTCGAGCAGGGTTCGCTCGTCGATCGGGCCTTCGTCGACCAGGTCTTCGCGCGGCACCAGGTGAGCGGCGTCGTTCACCTGGCCGGCTTCAAGTACGCCGGTGTGTCGGTGACGCGCCCGTTGCACACCTACACGCAGAACGTCACCGCCACGGTCAACCTGCTCGAGGCGATGGCGGCCACCGGTGTCGAATCGATCGTGTTCTCCTCGAGTGCCGCGGTCTACGGAAACACCCCGGTCGCCTTCGTGACCGAGGAGACCGCAACGAACCCCGAATCGCCGTATGGCGAGACCAAGCTCATCGGCGAGTGGATGATCGCCGACCAGGCCAGGGCGACCGGCCTCCGGCACACCAGCCTGCGGTACTTCAACGTCGTCGGTTCGGCAACGCCGACGGTCAGCGACACCAGCCCGCACAACCTCTTCCCGCTGGTCTTTAGGGCGCTTCTCGCGGGCGAGACCCCGAAGATCTTCGGTGACACCTATCCCACCCCCGACGGAACCTGTGTTCGCGACTATGTGCACGTCGCCGATGTCGCCGCGGCGCATGTCGCTGCCGCACGCAAGCTCGATGCCGGTGTGCCCCTCGAGCGTGCCTACAACCTCGGCAGCGGGTCGGGCAGCTCTGTTCGCGAGATCATGACCGAGATGGCTGGAGTGACCGGCATCGCCTTCACTCCCGAGGTCATGCCCGCCCGACCGGGTGACCCGGCACGCATTGTCGCTTCAGGCGAGCTGGCATCGCGCGATGTCGACTGGGCGCCCCGCCACACTCTCCGCGACATGATCTCCTCCGGCTGGGAGGCGGCGACCCACTCGGCGTGA
- the galK gene encoding galactokinase gives MSDPIDPNRDAEQTSDAQTIAAQTTAALTTEFERLHGQPADGVWSAPGRVNLIGEHTDYNEGFVLPFAIDRRAYVALAARADGLARVSSTFSDDIVECALTELSPGVLAGWSAYPLGVAWALLSAAVEGQKPRTPESLPGFSLHIHSEVPIGAGLSSSAAIECATAVALNEFWQLSEAPARLARIGQIAENQAVGAPTGIMDQSASMLGHADAAVFLDCRSMQTATIPLGLAANDFEILVIDTKVSHDHATGGYADRRASCELAAATMGVHSLRELTPADLPRMREALDEVTFRRARHIVTENERVQETARLLRTEGPQAIGALLDASHVSMRDDFEISVAELNLAVEVSQRSGAIGARMTGGGFGGSALALIPRTLRESLEADILEAFRAEGFARPDLFIVQPSEGATMTGAHASTGEGASE, from the coding sequence ATGAGTGACCCCATCGACCCGAATCGTGATGCTGAGCAGACCAGCGACGCGCAGACAATCGCGGCGCAGACGACCGCCGCGCTGACAACCGAGTTCGAGCGCCTCCACGGCCAGCCGGCCGACGGCGTCTGGTCCGCGCCGGGCAGAGTGAACCTGATCGGTGAGCACACCGACTACAACGAGGGCTTCGTGCTGCCGTTCGCCATCGATCGGAGGGCGTATGTGGCGCTTGCGGCCCGTGCTGACGGGCTGGCCCGCGTCTCGTCGACGTTCTCAGACGACATCGTCGAGTGTGCGCTCACCGAACTCTCACCCGGCGTGCTTGCCGGGTGGTCGGCGTACCCGCTGGGCGTGGCGTGGGCCCTGCTTTCGGCGGCGGTCGAGGGGCAGAAGCCCCGCACGCCCGAATCGCTGCCGGGGTTCTCGCTGCACATCCACTCCGAGGTGCCGATCGGCGCAGGGCTCTCGTCGTCTGCTGCGATCGAATGCGCCACAGCGGTTGCCCTCAATGAGTTCTGGCAGTTGAGTGAGGCGCCGGCCAGGCTCGCACGCATCGGGCAGATCGCCGAGAACCAGGCCGTCGGTGCTCCCACAGGAATCATGGACCAGTCCGCCTCGATGCTCGGTCACGCCGACGCAGCGGTCTTCCTCGACTGCCGCAGCATGCAGACGGCCACGATTCCGCTCGGGCTCGCCGCGAACGACTTCGAGATCCTCGTGATCGACACCAAGGTCAGCCACGATCATGCGACGGGTGGCTATGCGGATCGCCGGGCATCCTGCGAGCTCGCAGCGGCGACGATGGGCGTGCACTCGCTCAGGGAGCTGACCCCGGCAGACCTGCCGCGCATGCGCGAGGCGCTCGACGAGGTCACCTTTCGCAGGGCCCGGCACATTGTCACAGAGAACGAACGGGTGCAGGAGACGGCGAGGCTTCTGCGCACAGAGGGCCCCCAGGCGATCGGGGCGCTTCTGGACGCCTCACACGTCTCGATGCGCGACGACTTCGAGATCTCGGTCGCCGAGCTGAACCTGGCGGTGGAGGTCTCGCAGCGCTCCGGGGCGATCGGCGCCCGGATGACCGGCGGCGGTTTCGGCGGATCAGCGCTCGCACTCATTCCCCGCACGCTCCGTGAATCTCTCGAAGCCGATATTCTCGAAGCATTCCGGGCAGAGGGGTTCGCCCGGCCCGACCTGTTCATCGTGCAGCCCTCTGAGGGTGCGACCATGACCGGAGCCCACGCGTCAACTGGAGAGGGAGCATCCGAATGA
- the galT gene encoding galactose-1-phosphate uridylyltransferase — translation MVDGSPIVKRPYSLADGRELIYYDDADTLLPPERAADERLLDPRPPVAEMRQDALTGEWISIAAARNNRVFLPPANLDPLAPQAPDNPSEVPSLYDVAVFENRSPSFGPELLGAGEAPVRDDHSIGLGKSRASIGRCEVVCFSPEREGSFGSLPTSRARTVIEAWADRTAVLQAMPGIEQVFPFENRGEQVGVTLHHPHGQIYSYPFVSPRTQRLIASIDDYGPTLFADILASEQAGDRMIVQGEHWSAFVPFAARWPIEVHILPHRQIPDLASTTPAERDELAVLYPRVLRAFDGLYDTPTPYIAGWHQAPVSSHRDDIRLMMQITSPRRAADRLKFLAGSESAMGAFIGDVRPEVTAHNLRESFAAHE, via the coding sequence ATGGTGGATGGTTCGCCCATCGTCAAACGCCCGTATTCCCTCGCCGACGGCCGGGAACTCATCTACTACGACGACGCCGACACGCTTCTCCCGCCTGAGCGAGCTGCCGACGAACGCCTGCTCGACCCGCGCCCACCCGTCGCGGAGATGCGCCAGGACGCGCTGACGGGGGAGTGGATCTCCATTGCCGCCGCCCGCAACAATCGCGTCTTCCTCCCGCCGGCGAACCTCGATCCTCTCGCACCCCAGGCCCCCGACAACCCGTCGGAGGTGCCGAGCCTCTACGACGTCGCGGTGTTCGAGAACCGCTCGCCGTCGTTCGGGCCCGAGCTTCTCGGCGCGGGCGAGGCACCCGTGCGAGACGACCACTCGATCGGGCTCGGCAAGAGCCGGGCATCCATCGGCCGCTGCGAGGTCGTGTGCTTCAGCCCCGAGCGCGAGGGCTCTTTCGGGTCGTTGCCGACGTCGCGCGCCCGAACGGTGATCGAGGCCTGGGCCGACCGCACCGCCGTACTGCAGGCCATGCCGGGCATCGAGCAGGTCTTCCCCTTCGAGAACCGCGGTGAGCAGGTGGGAGTCACGCTGCACCACCCGCACGGCCAGATCTACTCGTACCCGTTCGTCTCGCCTCGCACGCAAAGGCTCATCGCCTCGATCGACGACTACGGCCCGACGCTCTTCGCCGACATTCTGGCCAGCGAGCAGGCAGGCGACCGGATGATCGTGCAGGGCGAGCACTGGAGCGCCTTCGTTCCCTTCGCCGCACGCTGGCCGATCGAAGTGCATATTCTGCCGCACCGCCAGATTCCCGACCTCGCGTCGACCACTCCGGCCGAACGTGACGAGCTCGCTGTGCTGTACCCGCGCGTTCTGCGCGCTTTCGATGGTCTCTACGACACGCCGACGCCCTACATCGCGGGGTGGCACCAGGCCCCGGTGAGTTCGCATCGCGATGACATCCGCCTCATGATGCAGATCACCTCGCCGCGTCGCGCCGCAGACCGCCTCAAGTTCCTGGCCGGCTCCGAATCGGCCATGGGGGCGTTCATCGGTGACGTGCGCCCCGAGGTCACCGCCCACAACCTTCGAGAGAGTTTTGCCGCCCATGAGTGA
- a CDS encoding DeoR/GlpR family DNA-binding transcription regulator, with amino-acid sequence MARREQMLAVIDERGFARVGELSDTFGVSDVTIRTDLDALDAQQAIRRVHGGAVIRQRQLVQEPSFEQAIEAAAADKQLIGELAASLVRTGQSVLLDVGSTALAVAHALVARPDLSDVVIITNGLSIALALEPAIPRFTVIVTGGTLRPLQHSLVEPLVSPVLSGLHVDLAFIGCNGVDAEQGVTNVNLPEAQVKRRMLESAARAVIVADVSKLGQVHLGTIGDVAEFDALITGAPTPGTLAVEGVALSGTEMDDRLASLGTAGLLLITDAESAARF; translated from the coding sequence GTGGCTCGTCGAGAACAGATGCTCGCGGTGATCGACGAGCGCGGATTCGCCAGAGTCGGCGAACTCAGCGACACCTTCGGGGTGTCTGACGTGACGATTCGAACCGACCTCGACGCCCTCGACGCGCAGCAGGCGATTCGCCGGGTGCACGGTGGCGCGGTCATCCGTCAGCGCCAGCTCGTGCAGGAGCCGAGCTTCGAACAGGCCATCGAGGCTGCTGCTGCCGACAAACAGCTCATCGGCGAACTGGCGGCCAGTCTGGTGCGCACGGGCCAGAGCGTTCTGCTCGACGTGGGTTCTACGGCCCTGGCGGTAGCTCATGCGCTCGTCGCTCGGCCAGACCTCAGCGACGTTGTGATCATCACGAACGGGCTCAGCATTGCGCTCGCGCTCGAGCCGGCCATCCCGCGCTTCACGGTCATCGTCACCGGAGGCACTCTGCGGCCCCTGCAGCACTCGCTGGTAGAGCCTCTGGTCTCACCGGTTCTGAGTGGCCTGCACGTCGATCTCGCCTTCATCGGGTGCAACGGCGTCGATGCCGAGCAGGGCGTGACCAACGTGAACCTGCCGGAGGCCCAGGTCAAGCGCCGCATGCTCGAATCGGCCGCCCGGGCCGTCATCGTCGCCGATGTGAGCAAGCTCGGCCAGGTGCACCTCGGTACGATCGGTGACGTCGCAGAGTTCGACGCCCTCATCACCGGCGCACCCACCCCGGGGACTCTGGCCGTCGAGGGCGTTGCACTGTCGGGCACCGAAATGGATGACAGGCTCGCCAGCCTCGGAACGGCCGGGTTGCTCCTCATCACCGACGCGGAGAGCGCCGCTCGATTCTGA
- a CDS encoding LCP family protein — translation MAPPIKHAERGRLGAASTLVKFLAIAVAVVLVSGASVAAIAVTSIATQVSANSIDIGGSSGAPAEAHVGAFVGGFNVLIVGTDNDASQGNSFGERDATLNDVNILLHVSADQKSGVVVSFPRDLIVDHPACTDPSTGTAYDATYNEALNTGYERGGLACIKTTIENLTGLTIPYAGLISFNGVIEMTNAVGGVPVCLAEPIKDTDSGLDLPAGTNTISGGTALAFLRTRHGVGDGSDLARISSQQQYLSSLVRTLKSANTLTDVTKLYGLAQAAAQNIKLSTTLASLDSMVSLALALKDVDLAKLVFVQYPGTTGDADYPGKVVPTTDVADELFAKIKADEPFTLNADSTGPGSSVVSTPVQTDTPLPTATETPGASGVPTPAPTSNVIDGVTGQTAAEQTCANAFGN, via the coding sequence ATGGCTCCACCGATCAAGCACGCAGAACGGGGCCGCCTCGGCGCCGCCAGCACTCTCGTGAAGTTTTTGGCGATTGCTGTCGCAGTCGTTCTCGTCAGTGGCGCTTCTGTTGCTGCCATCGCCGTGACCAGCATCGCCACGCAGGTCTCGGCGAACTCGATCGACATCGGGGGCAGCTCGGGCGCCCCCGCCGAAGCACACGTCGGTGCGTTCGTCGGCGGGTTCAACGTACTGATCGTGGGAACAGACAACGACGCCAGCCAGGGCAATTCCTTCGGTGAGCGCGACGCCACCCTCAACGACGTGAACATTCTGCTGCACGTGTCTGCCGACCAGAAGAGCGGGGTCGTGGTCAGCTTTCCGCGGGACCTGATCGTCGATCATCCGGCCTGCACAGACCCCAGTACCGGCACCGCTTACGACGCGACCTACAACGAAGCACTCAACACGGGGTATGAACGCGGCGGGCTGGCCTGTATCAAGACCACGATCGAGAATCTCACCGGTCTGACCATCCCGTACGCGGGGCTCATCTCGTTCAACGGCGTGATTGAGATGACGAATGCCGTCGGCGGGGTGCCAGTGTGTCTCGCAGAACCCATCAAAGACACCGACTCGGGCCTCGACCTGCCGGCCGGAACGAACACGATCTCCGGCGGAACAGCGCTGGCGTTCCTGCGCACCCGGCACGGCGTCGGCGACGGCAGCGACCTGGCCCGTATCTCGTCGCAGCAGCAGTACCTCTCCTCGCTCGTGCGTACGCTGAAGAGCGCGAACACCCTCACCGACGTGACCAAGCTCTATGGGCTGGCGCAGGCGGCGGCCCAGAACATCAAGCTCTCGACCACATTGGCGAGCCTCGATTCGATGGTGTCGCTGGCGCTGGCGCTGAAAGACGTCGACCTCGCCAAGCTCGTCTTCGTGCAGTACCCGGGAACGACCGGCGATGCCGATTACCCCGGCAAGGTCGTGCCGACGACCGACGTCGCCGACGAGCTGTTCGCGAAGATCAAGGCCGATGAGCCGTTCACGCTCAATGCGGACTCGACAGGACCCGGGTCCTCTGTTGTGTCGACCCCGGTCCAGACAGACACACCGCTGCCCACTGCGACCGAAACGCCGGGAGCCTCAGGTGTACCCACCCCGGCTCCCACGAGCAACGTCATCGATGGGGTCACGGGCCAGACGGCCGCCGAACAGACCTGCGCGAACGCCTTCGGCAACTGA
- a CDS encoding bifunctional diguanylate cyclase/phosphodiesterase encodes MRGAERRASRGSLLAALRVAVRDWRHGDEDASLSAAAAQNDESAAPVPAVPVPTSDAPTVAAAPVTSPADESELQLSVLLDQLPDTILFIVDENLRYRVAAGAGRRGQGVLDWEGKTLYEVSSPENIVILERAYRAALAGTRTVVRITSTVTHRENEVIAAPFTRGEHPEALVVARDLTEIRGREMALRLVTQQFEQLVLASPTGIALADPEGRISLVNDAFCALFDAEAESLIDTSAVELLPLPPVPGAASPGDGWVEQLIHSPSGLRTDDIELPGPTVMDETRRAVVSAVVLRDGSGEATSVLINAYDTSEQHRYHEHMAYISSHDTLTGLMNRAAFERRLDEHLASCRDSEDCGAVLVVDVDNFRDINEQLGHRAGDDFIVALAGMISRWVRSTDAVARLGADEFAVLLTEGDHTQVEAAVNSLVAQVRDGFRGLEQAEAVGLARRVTASVGAVAVVSEGTTAADLLSDADLAMFHAKQHGRNGYSFLEPSEVLAARASNQINWTAKILAAIESDQLVLHAQPILNLKSKKITSLELLVRMIDDDGSLISPAPFISVAEQSGLAVMLDEWVVAHAISCLGRLQKIDPTITVHVNLSGRSVGDLAFADFIAARLAEAGVDASGLVLELTETAAVSNIDSAQAFMRTLTALGCVFALDDFGVGYGSFYYLKHLPFGIVKLDGEFVSGSERDPLDLLVMSSLVSVGKGLGMVTIAEFVEDEGSLVLLESLGVDGAQGFHIGRPAPLEHYFPQLSVAV; translated from the coding sequence ATGCGGGGCGCGGAACGACGGGCCAGCAGGGGGTCACTGCTGGCCGCCCTGCGCGTCGCCGTTCGCGACTGGAGACACGGTGACGAAGATGCTTCGCTGTCAGCGGCTGCCGCGCAGAACGACGAAAGCGCAGCCCCCGTACCTGCAGTCCCGGTACCTACTTCCGATGCGCCCACGGTCGCAGCGGCCCCCGTCACGTCGCCCGCCGACGAGAGTGAGCTGCAACTGAGCGTACTGCTCGACCAGCTTCCCGACACCATTCTCTTCATCGTCGACGAAAACCTGCGTTACCGGGTCGCTGCGGGAGCCGGTAGGCGCGGGCAGGGCGTGCTCGACTGGGAGGGCAAGACCCTCTATGAGGTATCGAGCCCCGAGAACATCGTGATTCTCGAGCGCGCCTACCGGGCTGCCCTTGCTGGCACCCGCACGGTCGTGCGCATCACTTCGACCGTGACGCATCGTGAGAATGAGGTCATTGCGGCACCATTCACCCGTGGCGAGCACCCGGAAGCCCTCGTCGTGGCCCGGGATCTCACCGAGATCCGCGGCCGCGAGATGGCGCTGAGGCTGGTCACCCAGCAGTTCGAGCAACTGGTGCTGGCTTCGCCGACGGGGATCGCACTCGCAGACCCCGAGGGCCGGATCTCGCTGGTGAACGACGCCTTCTGCGCTCTGTTCGATGCCGAGGCAGAGTCGCTCATCGACACGTCGGCCGTTGAGCTGCTGCCCCTGCCTCCCGTGCCTGGAGCGGCTTCGCCCGGTGACGGCTGGGTGGAGCAGCTCATCCACTCCCCGTCGGGGCTTCGTACCGACGACATCGAACTGCCGGGGCCCACTGTCATGGACGAGACCCGACGCGCCGTCGTCAGTGCGGTCGTGCTGCGCGACGGCTCGGGCGAGGCGACGTCGGTGCTCATCAACGCGTACGACACGAGTGAACAGCACCGCTACCACGAGCACATGGCCTACATCTCGTCGCACGACACCCTCACCGGCCTCATGAACCGGGCCGCCTTCGAGCGCCGTCTCGACGAGCACCTGGCCTCGTGCCGCGACAGCGAAGATTGTGGCGCCGTACTGGTCGTCGACGTCGACAACTTTCGCGACATCAACGAGCAGTTGGGTCACCGTGCTGGTGACGACTTCATTGTGGCACTCGCCGGCATGATCTCCCGCTGGGTGCGATCGACGGATGCTGTCGCCCGCCTCGGTGCTGACGAGTTCGCCGTTCTGCTCACCGAAGGCGACCACACCCAAGTGGAGGCAGCGGTCAACTCGCTTGTCGCCCAGGTGCGCGACGGTTTTCGCGGTCTGGAGCAGGCCGAGGCGGTCGGGCTCGCGCGCCGGGTCACGGCGAGCGTCGGTGCCGTCGCAGTGGTGAGCGAGGGCACAACTGCGGCCGATCTCCTCTCCGATGCCGACTTGGCCATGTTCCACGCCAAGCAGCATGGGCGAAACGGGTACAGCTTTCTGGAGCCATCAGAAGTGCTCGCGGCGAGGGCGTCGAACCAGATCAACTGGACGGCGAAGATCCTCGCGGCCATAGAGAGTGACCAGCTTGTGCTTCATGCCCAGCCGATCCTCAACCTGAAGTCGAAGAAGATCACCTCCCTCGAGTTGCTCGTGAGAATGATCGACGACGACGGGAGCCTGATCTCCCCTGCCCCGTTCATCTCCGTAGCCGAGCAGTCGGGGCTCGCCGTGATGCTCGACGAATGGGTCGTCGCCCACGCGATCAGCTGCCTCGGCAGGCTGCAGAAGATCGATCCGACGATCACCGTGCATGTCAATCTGTCAGGGCGATCGGTCGGTGACCTCGCTTTCGCCGATTTCATCGCTGCCCGTCTCGCCGAAGCCGGTGTTGATGCCTCTGGCCTGGTGCTCGAGCTCACCGAGACGGCGGCGGTGAGCAACATCGACAGTGCACAGGCCTTCATGCGCACCCTCACGGCGCTCGGCTGTGTGTTCGCGCTCGACGACTTCGGGGTGGGTTACGGCTCGTTCTACTACCTGAAGCACCTGCCGTTCGGAATTGTGAAGCTCGACGGCGAGTTCGTCTCCGGCAGCGAGCGGGACCCGCTCGACCTGCTCGTCATGTCGTCGCTCGTCTCGGTCGGCAAGGGCCTCGGCATGGTGACCATCGCCGAATTCGTCGAAGACGAGGGCTCGTTGGTGCTTCTCGAGTCGCTCGGTGTCGACGGCGCGCAGGGGTTCCACATCGGTCGCCCCGCACCGCTCGAACACTACTTTCCGCAGCTGAGCGTCGCCGTCTAA